A part of Pirellulales bacterium genomic DNA contains:
- the speA gene encoding biosynthetic arginine decarboxylase, with protein MLELEVEPWTAVDAAELYEVARWGNGYFSVNDAGHVCVHPAKDHSRSIDLKQLVDRLQLRGIDLPILIRFAEILKHRLGEIHNAFQASIAEHKYQGNYCCVYPIKVNQQRQVVEEVLQFGRPYKFGMEAGSKPELLAVVAMASNDTPIICNGFKDAEFIETAMLAHKIGRQIIPVVEKYTELGLILDYAEKVGVRPQIGMRVKLATRGSGRWQSSGGFRSKFGLTVSEILRGLEELKRRGMADCFKLLHFHQGSQITNIRQIKAALNEAARVYTELARRGAGLEYLDVGGGLGVDYDGSQTNFESSSVNYTLQEYANDVVYHVQRACEDAGVKHPTIISESGRAVVAYHSVLVFGVLGVSEQGENGVPPQLADDVEQPLIDMMETYQNLSVRNILESYHDAQQALDTAMNLFSSGYLPLDQRSSVENLYFAICHKIKRLTKQLEFMPEELDGLDSFLSDTYFCNFSLFQSIPDSWAIKQLFPLMPIHRLKQRPTRNAVLGDITCDSDGKIDQFIDRRDVKRTLPLHPYEGKPYYLGAFLIGAYQEILGDLHNLYGDTNAVHVSLDDNGEVVLEAVIKGDTVREVLDYVEFDSNALVRQLRDSVEMAVREGRIGYEQAGRFLKFYEEGLGGYTYLEEPDEK; from the coding sequence ATGCTCGAACTTGAGGTCGAACCGTGGACTGCGGTGGACGCCGCCGAGCTGTACGAAGTCGCCCGCTGGGGCAACGGCTATTTTTCGGTCAACGACGCGGGCCACGTCTGCGTGCATCCGGCCAAAGACCACAGCCGCTCGATCGATTTGAAGCAATTGGTCGATCGGCTACAGCTTCGCGGGATCGATCTGCCAATCTTGATTCGCTTCGCCGAGATTCTCAAGCACCGGCTCGGCGAGATTCATAATGCCTTTCAAGCCTCGATCGCCGAGCACAAGTATCAAGGGAACTATTGCTGCGTCTATCCGATCAAGGTGAACCAGCAACGGCAGGTGGTCGAGGAGGTGCTGCAATTCGGGCGGCCGTACAAATTCGGGATGGAGGCCGGGAGCAAGCCGGAGCTGCTGGCGGTCGTGGCGATGGCCTCGAACGACACGCCCATCATCTGCAACGGCTTCAAGGACGCCGAGTTTATCGAGACGGCGATGCTGGCCCATAAGATCGGCCGACAGATCATCCCCGTCGTCGAGAAGTACACCGAGCTGGGACTGATCCTGGACTACGCCGAGAAGGTCGGCGTGCGCCCGCAGATCGGCATGCGCGTCAAGCTGGCCACCCGCGGCTCGGGGCGCTGGCAATCGTCGGGGGGCTTTCGCTCGAAGTTCGGCTTGACCGTGAGCGAGATCCTCCGCGGCTTGGAGGAACTTAAGCGCCGCGGCATGGCCGATTGCTTCAAGCTCTTGCACTTCCACCAAGGGAGCCAGATCACGAACATCCGCCAGATCAAGGCGGCGCTGAACGAGGCGGCCCGCGTCTATACGGAACTCGCTCGCCGCGGGGCGGGGCTGGAATATCTCGATGTCGGCGGCGGCCTCGGCGTCGATTACGATGGCTCGCAGACCAACTTTGAATCCAGCAGCGTCAACTACACCCTCCAGGAATATGCCAACGACGTGGTCTATCACGTCCAGCGGGCCTGTGAAGACGCGGGGGTCAAGCATCCCACGATCATCTCCGAGAGCGGCCGGGCGGTGGTCGCCTATCATAGCGTACTCGTGTTCGGAGTGCTGGGAGTCTCCGAACAAGGGGAGAATGGCGTGCCGCCGCAGCTTGCCGACGACGTCGAGCAGCCGCTCATCGACATGATGGAGACCTACCAGAATCTTTCGGTGCGCAACATCCTCGAAAGCTACCACGACGCTCAGCAAGCGCTCGACACGGCGATGAACCTGTTCTCGAGCGGCTATCTGCCCCTCGATCAGCGCAGCTCGGTCGAAAACCTGTATTTCGCGATCTGCCATAAGATCAAGCGGCTCACGAAGCAATTGGAATTCATGCCCGAGGAATTGGATGGGCTGGATTCGTTTCTCTCAGACACGTATTTCTGCAACTTCTCGCTGTTTCAATCGATCCCCGACAGTTGGGCCATCAAGCAGCTTTTCCCGTTGATGCCGATCCATCGGCTCAAGCAGCGGCCGACGCGGAACGCCGTGCTCGGCGACATCACCTGCGATTCAGACGGCAAGATCGATCAATTCATCGACCGCCGCGACGTGAAGCGCACTTTGCCGCTACATCCCTATGAAGGGAAGCCGTATTACCTGGGGGCGTTTCTGATCGGCGCCTATCAGGAAATCCTCGGCGATCTGCACAATCTGTACGGCGACACGAACGCCGTGCACGTCAGCCTCGACGACAACGGCGAGGTGGTGCTCGAAGCGGTGATCAAGGGAGACACGGTGCGCGAGGTGCTCGACTACGTCGAATTCGATTCGAACGCGTTGGTGCGGCAGCTTCGCGATTCGGTCGAGATGGCCGTTCGCGAAGGGCGGATCGGTTACGAGCAGGCCGGCCGCTTCCTCAAGTTCTACGAAGAAGGCCTCGGCGGCTACACCTATCTCGAAGAGCCGGATGAGAAATAG
- the floA gene encoding flotillin-like protein FloA (flotillin-like protein involved in membrane lipid rafts), with protein sequence MPIFADNGIVEVVFIAAAFIVLILAVIVIAVLGKYLRLWIRSVASSAGIGIFDLLGMTFRKVDPNVIVRSKIMAVQSGLGDETGITTKALEAHYMAGGKVPLVIRAIIAANKAKIINLDYKLATTIDLAGRDVLEAVQTSVYPKVIDCPARGSGKDSLEAVAKNGVQLKVKARVTVRANLNQLVGGATEQTIIARVGQGIVSAIGSADKHTDVLANPDRISKAVLAGRLDSQTAFEIVSIDIADVDVGDNIGARLQADQAEAVMRVARAKAEERRANAIAREQEMVAQMEESRAKLVEAEAQVPKAISEAIRNGTLGIMDYYKLRNVQADTDMRRSIAGSTIAPMAQMNPSS encoded by the coding sequence ATGCCTATATTTGCCGATAACGGTATCGTCGAGGTCGTTTTCATTGCCGCTGCGTTCATCGTCCTGATCTTGGCGGTGATCGTGATCGCCGTGCTCGGGAAGTATCTGCGGCTCTGGATTCGCTCGGTGGCGAGCAGCGCCGGGATCGGCATCTTCGATCTGTTGGGCATGACGTTTCGCAAGGTCGATCCCAACGTGATCGTGCGGAGCAAGATCATGGCCGTGCAATCCGGCCTGGGTGATGAAACCGGCATCACCACCAAGGCGCTCGAGGCCCACTACATGGCGGGCGGGAAGGTCCCGCTGGTAATTCGGGCCATCATCGCCGCCAACAAGGCTAAGATCATCAACCTCGATTACAAGCTGGCCACGACGATCGACCTGGCCGGCCGCGACGTGCTCGAAGCCGTGCAAACGAGCGTTTATCCGAAGGTGATCGATTGCCCGGCCCGCGGCTCGGGAAAGGACTCGCTGGAGGCCGTGGCGAAGAACGGCGTGCAGCTCAAGGTGAAAGCGCGCGTCACCGTGCGGGCGAATTTGAATCAATTAGTCGGCGGCGCCACCGAGCAGACGATCATCGCCCGCGTCGGGCAGGGGATCGTCAGCGCGATCGGCTCGGCCGACAAACATACCGACGTGCTGGCGAATCCGGATCGGATATCGAAGGCGGTGCTGGCCGGGCGGCTCGATTCGCAGACGGCGTTCGAAATCGTCTCGATCGACATCGCCGACGTCGATGTGGGAGACAACATCGGCGCTCGCCTCCAGGCCGATCAGGCCGAGGCGGTCATGCGCGTCGCCCGCGCGAAAGCCGAGGAGCGCCGGGCGAACGCCATCGCGCGCGAGCAGGAGATGGTGGCCCAGATGGAGGAGAGCCGGGCGAAGTTGGTCGAGGCCGAGGCGCAGGTCCCCAAGGCGATCTCCGAGGCGATTCGCAACGGCACGCTCGGAATCATGGATTACTACAAATTGCGCAATGTGCAAGCCGATACCGACATGCGCCGCAGCATTGCCGGCAGCACGATCGCGCCGATGGCGCAGATGAACCCGAGTTCTTGA
- a CDS encoding MATE family efflux transporter, whose amino-acid sequence MLRPAPSIAASGTVRPMLRLALPVLAGQLLDMMMGFSDKWLTGHFLPGDKYLAAITLVAYLLGFLPSLFAAVSISTTAMVARFVGAGDTAMARRVANQALVVGAILAIAVLALGFSFGTQFIAIVGLRGEAADLTIQYLAIVLPVVPVMMIEQVGVAVLRGAGDTVTGLVAMVFQNVVNIAIAVALVRGWGPFPAMGWRGLAIGAAAGYCSTAAIIFIRLLVGRFGIRFEWRLLLPDFHLIRRLLRIGIPGGIDLLSISACQFWFLSIVNRLGNVAAAAHGVAITIESLSYLPGFAFSVAATTLVGQHLGARDERGAVHSVRAASLAALGVMSLSAIGFYFGSDWLAVQFVGREQPEIAARAAMLVRIVAFGQPPLALLMVLSGALRGAGDTRWTLVTTCIGFLLVRIPLAYLLAWNRIELPLPGFDWSIAGWGLGVRGAWYAMLADLIVRCLLMVYRFVGGAWKRIEV is encoded by the coding sequence ATGCTCCGTCCCGCTCCTTCCATCGCCGCATCGGGGACCGTTCGGCCGATGCTCCGGCTCGCCTTGCCGGTGCTGGCCGGACAATTGCTCGACATGATGATGGGGTTCAGCGACAAATGGCTGACGGGGCATTTTCTTCCGGGAGACAAGTATCTGGCGGCCATAACGCTCGTCGCCTATTTGCTCGGCTTTCTGCCCAGCTTGTTTGCCGCGGTCTCGATCAGCACGACTGCGATGGTTGCTCGATTTGTCGGCGCTGGCGATACGGCGATGGCGCGCCGCGTGGCCAATCAAGCGCTCGTGGTCGGAGCGATCCTCGCCATCGCTGTCTTGGCTCTGGGCTTCTCGTTCGGGACCCAGTTCATAGCAATCGTCGGCTTGCGAGGCGAGGCCGCCGACTTGACGATCCAGTATCTTGCCATCGTGCTGCCGGTGGTTCCCGTCATGATGATCGAGCAGGTCGGCGTGGCGGTGCTGCGCGGCGCGGGAGATACCGTGACCGGCCTGGTCGCGATGGTGTTTCAGAACGTCGTGAACATCGCCATCGCGGTTGCCCTGGTGCGCGGTTGGGGACCGTTTCCGGCGATGGGCTGGCGAGGGTTGGCGATTGGCGCGGCGGCCGGCTATTGCAGCACGGCCGCGATCATTTTCATTCGGCTTCTCGTCGGCCGCTTCGGTATTCGATTCGAGTGGCGGTTGCTGCTGCCCGACTTTCATTTGATCCGCCGCCTGCTGCGAATCGGCATTCCCGGCGGGATCGATCTGCTCTCGATCTCGGCCTGTCAGTTCTGGTTTCTGTCGATCGTGAATCGGCTCGGCAATGTCGCGGCGGCGGCGCACGGCGTGGCGATCACGATCGAATCGCTCTCGTACTTGCCGGGGTTTGCGTTTTCCGTGGCGGCCACCACGCTCGTCGGCCAGCATCTCGGCGCTCGCGACGAGCGCGGTGCGGTGCATTCCGTTCGGGCCGCATCACTCGCCGCTCTGGGCGTCATGTCGCTCTCGGCAATCGGCTTCTATTTCGGTTCGGATTGGCTCGCGGTGCAGTTCGTCGGTCGCGAGCAGCCGGAAATTGCCGCCCGCGCGGCGATGTTGGTCCGGATCGTGGCGTTCGGCCAGCCGCCATTGGCGCTGCTCATGGTGCTCAGCGGCGCGCTGCGCGGCGCGGGAGACACTCGGTGGACGCTCGTGACCACCTGCATCGGATTTCTCCTCGTGCGGATTCCGCTTGCTTATCTGCTAGCCTGGAACCGCATCGAGTTGCCGCTGCCGGGGTTCGATTGGTCGATCGCGGGTTGGGGACTCGGTGTGCGCGGGGCGTGGTATGCGATGCTGGCCGATCTGATCGTGCGTTGCCTGCTGATGGTCTATCGCTTTGTGGGCGGCGCGTGGAAGCGAATTGAAGTGTAA
- a CDS encoding NfeD family protein, whose product MEPLVWAGLLLLLGMLLVLLEVFVPTAGVLGFLAVAAILSGIGLAFYNGGLTIGFGFLFGTAVVLPIVLAVAFRWFPETPIGRRLLPNLPTSDEVLPDNEERRVLRGLLGKVGQAKSQMLPSGSVVVEGRIIDAVSEGLPIDAGQNVRVIEVRGSRVVVRPLEDGEAATPARPESEDPLSRPFDSLGIEYPDDPLA is encoded by the coding sequence ATGGAACCGCTAGTCTGGGCAGGTCTGCTTTTGCTGTTGGGCATGCTCCTCGTGCTGCTGGAGGTCTTTGTACCGACGGCCGGCGTGCTCGGCTTCTTGGCGGTGGCGGCGATTCTTTCGGGCATCGGACTGGCGTTCTACAACGGCGGGTTGACGATCGGTTTCGGCTTTCTATTCGGCACGGCGGTCGTCCTGCCGATCGTGTTGGCGGTGGCGTTTCGGTGGTTTCCCGAAACTCCGATCGGCCGCCGGCTATTACCGAATCTGCCGACCAGCGACGAAGTGCTGCCGGACAACGAAGAGCGCCGCGTGCTGCGGGGATTGCTCGGCAAGGTGGGGCAGGCCAAATCGCAGATGCTCCCCAGCGGCAGCGTCGTTGTCGAGGGGCGGATCATCGACGCCGTGAGCGAGGGCCTGCCCATCGACGCTGGGCAGAACGTGCGCGTGATTGAAGTCCGTGGGAGCCGGGTCGTCGTCCGGCCCCTCGAGGACGGCGAGGCGGCCACCCCGGCCCGCCCCGAGTCCGAAGACCCGCTGTCGCGGCCTTTCGACAGTCTGGGGATCGAGTATCCCGACGACCCGCTTGCTTGA
- a CDS encoding NAD(P)-dependent oxidoreductase, whose product MAEPVPTIAPFVAGKTRLGWIGTGVMGTSMCSHLIRAGFAMTVFNRTRAKAEPLVALGAQWSESPKQVAESSDGVFSIVGFPADVRAVTLGPDGSLAGSRPGMVLVDMTTSDPSLAIEIAQQAAARGVQTIDAPVSGGDVGAKEARLSIMIGGDRQAVEALRPCWEAMGRTIVHQGGPGAGQHAKMVNQILIASNMIGVCEALLYGYKADLNLTTVMESVASGAAGSWSLSNLGPRIIGGRFEPGFFVEHFIKDMGIALAEAERMGLSLPGLALANQLYIALRSQGHGRDGTHSLMLALASLSGIDWKKEAVGRKQ is encoded by the coding sequence ATGGCCGAGCCAGTCCCCACCATCGCGCCCTTTGTCGCCGGAAAGACCCGTCTGGGCTGGATTGGCACGGGCGTGATGGGAACGAGCATGTGCTCCCATCTGATTCGCGCCGGATTCGCGATGACGGTCTTCAACCGCACGCGCGCGAAGGCCGAGCCGCTCGTGGCCCTCGGGGCGCAATGGTCTGAAAGCCCAAAACAAGTCGCGGAATCCTCCGACGGCGTCTTTTCAATCGTCGGCTTTCCGGCTGACGTGCGGGCCGTGACGCTCGGTCCCGACGGCTCTCTGGCTGGCAGCCGGCCGGGCATGGTTCTCGTCGACATGACCACGAGCGATCCATCCCTGGCGATCGAGATCGCCCAGCAAGCAGCGGCGCGCGGCGTGCAGACCATTGATGCCCCTGTCTCCGGCGGCGACGTGGGAGCGAAGGAGGCCCGGCTGTCGATCATGATCGGCGGCGATCGGCAAGCCGTTGAGGCGCTGCGCCCCTGTTGGGAAGCGATGGGACGCACGATCGTGCATCAAGGCGGTCCAGGAGCGGGGCAACACGCCAAAATGGTCAATCAGATTCTAATCGCTTCCAATATGATTGGCGTCTGCGAGGCCCTGCTCTACGGCTACAAAGCCGACCTCAACTTGACCACGGTCATGGAATCGGTCGCGTCGGGAGCGGCAGGGAGTTGGTCGCTCTCGAATCTCGGCCCGCGAATCATCGGCGGCCGCTTCGAGCCGGGCTTTTTCGTCGAGCACTTCATCAAAGATATGGGCATCGCGCTGGCCGAGGCCGAGCGCATGGGCCTTTCGCTTCCCGGCCTGGCCCTAGCCAATCAGCTCTACATCGCCTTGCGTAGCCAAGGCCATGGCCGAGACGGAACGCATTCGCTGATGCTGGCGCTGGCCTCGCTCTCAGGGATTGATTGGAAAAAGGAGGCAGTGGGCAGGAAGCAGTAG
- a CDS encoding NfeD family protein — MRLFVLLFGTIAAVSRAAADEPHAKPDAAEPAKQPAKPAVGHLVRISLPIDGDIYAQVHNAVSKVNSNLPRGGPRPIIIFEFSPGQSDSGRGSSFGSSLDLAKFIAHELNGVKTVAYIPHTIKGHAVLVAMACEEIIMAPDALIGEAGIDETTIDPTTRSAYADIANAHKTVPAAIALGMLDKSVKVDKVVTEVSTEFILSTELEELKKHHTIQSVEELSPTPGLFSGRQARSQLAIASYLAKDRVEVAGALDLPLEAVRDDPSLGGGWRPVQVPVKGLITTALVTETQRKIGEQIDSGVNFVCVWIDSAGGSAEDSMNLANYLASLDPSKVRTVAYIPKRARGDAALIAVACDQIVMGRDAILGGSGDYQMKPEEIVAVGSTLRRSFFEKKGAHWSLPVALIDPGLRVFRYTNQNNGQKECFSEEEIGPDAGAWKQGELVTSNTGPLKLTGDKAEELGLAYHTARDFTQFKQFYGIENELPVVEPGWADFLIGAMSSPSMLGFLLFLGLAGIIAETYAPGHGVGGFIALVSFMLYFWIEHLHGTAGWLEVLLFLAGVGCVLLEIFVLPGFAIFGLGGGLMIIASLVLASQTFIIPRNDYQWEQMKTTLMTISGAVVGATVAAFVFRRYLPHTPGLNRMLLAPPSGAELEHIATREALVDLSALLGQTGTATTPLMPSGKARFSGRSVDVMARGEILDRGAAVVVVEVRGNHVIVQSVPAQSSGSSAT, encoded by the coding sequence TTGCGTCTATTCGTTCTTCTTTTCGGCACGATTGCCGCCGTCAGCCGGGCCGCCGCGGACGAACCGCATGCAAAGCCCGACGCGGCCGAGCCCGCCAAACAGCCTGCCAAGCCCGCGGTTGGGCATCTGGTGCGAATCTCGCTGCCGATCGATGGCGACATCTATGCGCAGGTGCATAACGCGGTCTCGAAAGTGAACAGCAACTTGCCCCGCGGCGGTCCGCGCCCGATCATCATCTTCGAATTCTCTCCGGGGCAATCGGATTCCGGCCGCGGCAGTTCGTTCGGCAGTTCTTTGGATCTGGCAAAATTCATTGCCCACGAATTGAACGGCGTCAAGACGGTTGCCTACATCCCGCACACGATCAAAGGGCACGCGGTGCTCGTGGCCATGGCCTGCGAGGAGATCATCATGGCCCCCGACGCCCTGATCGGCGAGGCGGGCATCGACGAGACGACCATCGACCCGACTACGCGCAGTGCCTACGCGGACATCGCCAACGCCCATAAAACGGTCCCCGCCGCGATTGCACTGGGGATGCTCGACAAGAGCGTGAAAGTAGACAAGGTGGTGACCGAGGTCTCCACCGAGTTCATTCTTTCGACCGAACTGGAGGAACTGAAGAAGCATCATACGATCCAGAGCGTCGAAGAACTCTCGCCGACTCCCGGCCTGTTCAGCGGACGGCAAGCCCGTTCGCAACTTGCGATCGCCAGTTATCTGGCGAAGGACCGCGTGGAGGTCGCCGGCGCGCTCGATTTGCCACTCGAGGCCGTCCGCGACGATCCGTCGCTGGGTGGCGGCTGGCGACCGGTCCAGGTGCCAGTGAAGGGCCTGATCACGACGGCCCTGGTGACCGAAACGCAGCGGAAGATCGGCGAGCAAATCGACAGCGGAGTGAACTTCGTTTGCGTCTGGATCGATAGCGCCGGAGGCTCGGCCGAAGACAGCATGAACCTGGCCAACTATCTGGCCTCGTTGGATCCGAGCAAGGTCCGCACGGTGGCCTATATCCCCAAACGGGCCCGCGGCGATGCGGCGCTGATCGCCGTGGCCTGCGATCAAATCGTGATGGGACGCGACGCGATTCTCGGCGGCTCGGGGGATTATCAAATGAAGCCCGAGGAGATTGTCGCCGTGGGCAGCACGCTGCGCCGCTCGTTCTTTGAGAAGAAGGGCGCGCACTGGTCGTTGCCGGTCGCGCTGATCGACCCCGGCCTCAGGGTGTTTCGTTACACGAATCAGAACAACGGGCAGAAGGAATGCTTCAGCGAGGAGGAGATCGGCCCCGATGCCGGCGCATGGAAGCAAGGCGAACTCGTCACGAGCAATACCGGGCCGCTGAAACTGACCGGCGACAAAGCGGAAGAATTGGGATTGGCCTATCACACGGCCCGCGATTTCACGCAGTTCAAGCAGTTCTACGGCATCGAAAACGAGTTGCCCGTGGTCGAGCCGGGCTGGGCCGATTTCTTGATCGGGGCGATGTCGTCTCCCAGCATGCTCGGATTCTTGTTGTTCCTCGGCTTGGCCGGGATCATCGCCGAGACCTACGCGCCGGGGCACGGCGTCGGCGGCTTCATCGCCCTAGTGTCGTTCATGCTCTATTTCTGGATCGAGCACTTGCACGGCACCGCAGGCTGGCTCGAGGTGCTGCTGTTCCTGGCCGGGGTCGGCTGCGTGCTGTTGGAAATCTTCGTTCTGCCGGGATTCGCCATTTTCGGCCTGGGGGGCGGGTTGATGATCATCGCCTCGCTCGTGCTCGCCAGCCAGACGTTTATCATTCCACGCAACGACTATCAATGGGAGCAGATGAAGACCACGCTGATGACTATCAGTGGGGCGGTGGTCGGGGCGACGGTCGCCGCGTTCGTCTTCCGGCGGTATTTGCCGCACACTCCGGGACTCAATCGCATGCTGCTCGCGCCGCCGTCGGGGGCTGAACTGGAACACATCGCCACGCGCGAGGCCCTGGTTGATTTGAGCGCCCTGCTGGGGCAAACCGGCACGGCCACGACTCCCCTCATGCCGTCGGGCAAGGCGCGATTCAGCGGACGGTCGGTCGATGTGATGGCCCGCGGCGAGATCCTCGACCGCGGAGCGGCGGTGGTCGTCGTCGAGGTCCGCGGCAATCACGTGATCGTGCAGTCCGTGCCAGCGCAGTCCTCTGGATCGTCGGCGACGTGA